In the Halorubrum ruber genome, TGGGAGGGCGACCCGCCGTGCGCGACGAGGCTCGCCTTGGAGTCGACCTGCGTCATCGCCCCCTCGACGCGCTGGATGTCCGCGGTCCGCTGGGAGTCGTCGAGCGCGGTCGCGCCGAGCGCGACGGTGGTGCCGACGACCGCGACCGTCAGCCCCAACAGGAGCACCGTGCCGAGCACCTCGCTCTGCGCGCGCTCGGCGGTCGCTCCTCGCTCTGCTCCGTTCATAGGGACCCGTTAGACGGGCCCGCTGATAAACGTGGACACCCGCGTATCAGTCGCGATAGCCCTAATCGAGGGAGACTTCTCTCCCACCCGAGCGGTCCGACGTCGACTCTCGCGGACCGGGGACACTCTCGCGGACCGGGGATATATTTCGCCGGCGCCCCTCCGGGCACCCGTGACCGAGCGACTCTACCTCGCGGACGACACGGTGACGGCGTTCGAGGCGACCGTCGAACGCGTCCTCTCGAATCCGGACCGGCTCGTCCTCGATCGGACCCACTTCTACCCGACCGGCGGCGGCCAACCGCACGACACGGGAACGATCCGGGTCGCCGACGACGGCGGAACCGCTCGCTGGCGCGTCGTCGACGTCGAGATGGCCGACACGGTTCACCACGAGATCGAACCGGCCGGCGAGGCGGGCGGCCCCGAGGGCGGGGCGGCCGACGACGCGAGCGACGCGGCCGAGTCGCCCCCGCTCCCGGAGCCGGGCACCGAGGTCGCCTGCGAAATCGACGCCGACCGCCGCGCCGCGCACTCGCGGTATCACACCGCACAGCACCTGCTGTCGGCGCTGCTGCTCGACGAGTTCGACGCGCGGACGACGGGCAACCAGCTGTATGCCGACCGCGCGCGCCTCGACGCCGAGTACGACCGGTTCACCGACGCCGACCTCGACCGGATCGAGGCGCGGCTCAACGAGCTCGTCGCCGACGGGCGTGAGGTGGCGAGCTACACGATGGACCGCGAGACCGCGGAGGCGACGCTGGACACCGACCGGACGCGGATCGACCTCCTCCCGGACTCGATCG is a window encoding:
- a CDS encoding alanyl-tRNA editing protein — its product is MTERLYLADDTVTAFEATVERVLSNPDRLVLDRTHFYPTGGGQPHDTGTIRVADDGGTARWRVVDVEMADTVHHEIEPAGEAGGPEGGAADDASDAAESPPLPEPGTEVACEIDADRRAAHSRYHTAQHLLSALLLDEFDARTTGNQLYADRARLDAEYDRFTDADLDRIEARLNELVADGREVASYTMDRETAEATLDTDRTRIDLLPDSIEELRIVEIAGADDADEPYDRTACAGTHVADTADIGEVVVTGRETKGPDEERVRFALAEHVDAD